Proteins co-encoded in one Metabacillus sp. KUDC1714 genomic window:
- the hisC gene encoding histidinol-phosphate transaminase: protein MQIKEQLLSLKPYQPGKPIEEVKKEFNLTKVVKLASNENPYGCSKKAKQAILDELDQLAIYPDGYSALLRTQVAKHVGVNEDELLFGNGSDEVVQIICRALLSPQKNTVMATPTFPQYKHNAVIEGAEIREVPLVDGDHNLDEMLTKIDENTTVLWVCTPNNPTGTYVKKQELLDFLSKVPKHVLVVVDEAYYEYVVAEDYPQTVPLLKDYPNLMILRTFSKAYGLAALRVGYGIANADLIRKIEPAREPFNTSRVAQAAAIAALEDPAFVSECSDKNKQGLQQFYQFCEDLKLEFYPSEGNFILIDFKRDSDEVFNALLKKGYIVRSGNALGFPTHLRITVGTEEQNAEIIEILKEFVLE from the coding sequence TTGCAAATTAAAGAGCAGTTACTAAGTTTAAAACCATATCAACCAGGAAAACCAATTGAAGAAGTAAAAAAAGAGTTTAACTTAACAAAAGTAGTCAAACTTGCATCAAATGAAAACCCATATGGTTGCTCAAAAAAAGCAAAACAAGCGATACTAGATGAACTTGATCAGCTAGCTATTTATCCGGACGGCTATAGTGCTCTTCTTCGTACACAAGTAGCTAAGCATGTAGGTGTAAATGAAGATGAATTATTGTTCGGAAATGGGTCTGACGAAGTCGTGCAAATTATTTGTCGTGCACTTTTAAGCCCACAAAAAAATACGGTGATGGCTACTCCAACATTTCCTCAATACAAACATAATGCTGTGATTGAAGGAGCAGAAATTCGGGAAGTTCCACTTGTTGATGGAGACCATAACCTTGATGAAATGCTCACTAAGATTGATGAAAACACTACAGTGCTATGGGTTTGTACACCAAATAATCCTACTGGTACATATGTAAAAAAACAAGAATTATTAGATTTCTTAAGTAAAGTACCTAAACATGTTCTTGTTGTAGTTGATGAAGCCTATTATGAATATGTTGTGGCAGAGGATTATCCTCAAACTGTCCCACTTTTAAAAGATTATCCGAATTTAATGATCCTTCGAACTTTTTCAAAAGCATACGGACTTGCAGCGTTGCGTGTTGGCTATGGGATTGCAAATGCTGACTTAATCCGAAAAATCGAGCCAGCAAGGGAACCATTCAATACGAGTCGTGTTGCACAGGCTGCGGCAATTGCTGCCTTAGAGGACCCAGCATTTGTTTCTGAATGCAGTGATAAAAATAAACAAGGTTTGCAACAATTTTACCAATTCTGTGAAGATCTAAAATTAGAATTTTACCCATCAGAAGGAAATTTTATCTTAATCGATTTTAAGCGAGATTCAGATGAAGTTTTTAATGCATTACTAAAAAAAGGGTATATCGTTCGTTCCGGAAATGCATTAGGTTTTCCAACACATTTGCGTATTACTGTTGGGACGGAAGAACAAAATGCAGAAATTATTGAGATATTAAAAGAATTTGTTCTTGAATAA
- a CDS encoding phosphoribosylanthranilate isomerase: MPKPLLKFCGIRSLDDLKIVSSSQAEYIGLIFAESKRRVDPKIVKTWLKEVDITAKKLVAVFVNPTANELADVLTNLPIDVIQFHGNESYEDIKKVKETFAGTVWKALHHHSKTIEEMHSFKNIVDGFVIDSRMKGQWGGTGVSFDWSAVPHYIKFSRDTSKLCFIAGGVNESNIGKLLTYHPQGIDLSSGIEVDNKKSKDKIERIEERVLQNVNISR, translated from the coding sequence ATGCCTAAACCGTTATTGAAATTTTGTGGAATTCGTTCTCTTGATGATTTGAAAATTGTTTCTAGCTCTCAAGCTGAATACATCGGTCTTATTTTCGCAGAAAGTAAACGGAGAGTAGATCCAAAAATCGTAAAAACATGGCTAAAAGAAGTAGATATTACTGCAAAAAAACTTGTTGCAGTTTTTGTTAATCCTACCGCAAATGAACTCGCTGATGTTTTAACAAATCTTCCTATCGATGTTATACAATTTCATGGAAATGAATCCTATGAGGATATAAAAAAAGTAAAAGAGACTTTTGCGGGCACTGTGTGGAAAGCCCTTCATCACCATTCTAAAACTATTGAAGAGATGCATTCTTTTAAAAATATTGTCGATGGATTTGTTATCGATTCAAGGATGAAAGGTCAATGGGGTGGGACAGGTGTTAGCTTTGATTGGTCTGCAGTCCCTCATTATATAAAGTTCTCTCGCGATACAAGCAAGCTATGTTTTATTGCTGGTGGTGTTAATGAAAGCAATATTGGAAAATTATTAACATATCACCCTCAAGGAATCGATTTATCTAGTGGTATAGAAGTAGATAACAAGAAAAGTAAGGATAAGATCGAACGAATAGAAGAAAGGGTGTTACAGAATGTCAATATATCCAGATAA
- the aroH gene encoding chorismate mutase encodes MIRGIRGATTVIENKEDVILKATEELIHEMIRKNDIRPENVAQVIMTVTEDLTATFPAKALRTLRGWTYVPVMCMKEIPVPNSLGKCIRIMMTVETNEKQENIHHVYLEEAVKLRPDLSII; translated from the coding sequence TTGATTAGGGGAATTCGAGGAGCAACAACTGTTATTGAAAACAAAGAAGATGTTATTTTAAAAGCTACTGAAGAGTTGATACATGAAATGATTCGTAAAAATGATATACGACCTGAAAATGTTGCACAAGTGATTATGACTGTTACAGAGGATCTAACAGCAACATTTCCTGCAAAAGCTTTAAGAACACTAAGAGGCTGGACATATGTTCCTGTTATGTGCATGAAGGAAATACCAGTTCCTAACAGTCTTGGGAAATGTATAAGAATTATGATGACTGTAGAGACAAATGAAAAGCAAGAAAATATCCATCATGTTTATTTGGAAGAAGCAGTTAAGCTAAGACCAGATTTGTCTATTATCTGA
- a CDS encoding prephenate dehydrogenase: MVKNIYLIGLGLIGGSIALSIKQKDPSIHIIGFDINEDQVMLAKKIGAIDEISPTLFPNLASVDIIFISTPVQQTINIIEQLQAVELKQGVIITDVGSTKVKIVECATKYLNGRIKFIGGHPMAGSHKSGILAAKPHLFENAFYILTPSEYVTPHDLSVLTEVLDGTKANFIEMSPEEHDKVTGVISHFPHIVAASLVYQAESYEEQFPLVKRLAAGGFRDITRIASSNPAMWRDILLHNKGPLLNLFEEWISEMERVKSFVENEQADQLYTYFEHAKQYRDGLPEKQKGAIPSFYDLFVDVPDYPGIISEITGYLAKEEISLTNIRIIETREEIYGVLRLSFQTERDRELAIDCIGKYSNYDTFII, translated from the coding sequence ATGGTGAAAAACATTTATTTAATAGGACTCGGCTTAATAGGGGGCTCTATTGCTTTATCAATTAAACAAAAAGATCCTTCAATACATATCATTGGGTTTGATATTAATGAAGATCAAGTGATGCTAGCAAAAAAGATCGGTGCTATAGATGAAATCTCACCAACTCTTTTTCCGAATCTAGCCTCTGTTGATATTATTTTTATTTCTACACCTGTTCAGCAAACAATAAACATTATCGAACAGCTTCAAGCTGTGGAGTTGAAACAGGGTGTAATTATTACAGACGTTGGCAGCACAAAAGTGAAAATAGTAGAATGTGCAACAAAATATCTAAATGGTAGAATTAAATTCATCGGAGGTCATCCGATGGCTGGCTCACATAAGTCGGGAATTTTAGCCGCAAAGCCTCATTTATTTGAGAATGCTTTTTACATATTAACCCCTTCAGAATATGTAACCCCTCATGATCTTTCTGTTCTAACAGAGGTCTTGGATGGAACGAAAGCTAATTTCATAGAGATGTCTCCCGAAGAGCATGATAAGGTGACAGGGGTAATAAGTCATTTTCCTCATATAGTTGCTGCAAGCTTAGTGTATCAAGCAGAAAGCTATGAAGAACAATTTCCACTTGTTAAAAGACTCGCAGCTGGCGGCTTTCGAGATATAACGCGAATTGCCTCTAGCAACCCTGCAATGTGGAGAGATATTTTACTACACAACAAAGGTCCATTGTTAAATCTGTTTGAAGAATGGATTTCTGAGATGGAACGAGTAAAAAGCTTTGTAGAAAATGAACAAGCTGATCAATTATATACGTATTTTGAGCATGCGAAACAATATCGAGATGGTTTGCCTGAAAAACAAAAAGGGGCAATCCCATCATTCTATGATTTATTTGTGGATGTTCCTGATTACCCAGGTATAATCTCTGAGATTACTGGTTATTTAGCGAAAGAAGAAATAAGTTTAACAAATATACGGATTATTGAAACGCGAGAAGAGATTTATGGGGTATTAAGATTAAGCTTCCAAACTGAACGTGATCGTGAATTAGCAATAGATTGTATTGGTAAATATTCAAATTATGATACATTTATCATATAA
- the trpC gene encoding indole-3-glycerol phosphate synthase TrpC, whose product MLDKIIETKKEEIKKLILPDDERLPRLSFYDALKAPHRELGLIAEVKKASPSKGLIKADFHPVEIALAYEKGGADCLSVLTDTPYFQGKREYLTDVKKAVNLPILRKDFIIDHIQIDEANRIGADAILLIGEALESSLLKELYQYALQLNLDILVEVHDQDTLEKVLKVITPKILGVNNRNLKTFETNIGQLEEMASSIPRDTLLVSESGLYTRDDLNLVQQYGAKAVLVGESLMRKDDQAVAIKELFGESINA is encoded by the coding sequence ATGCTTGATAAAATAATAGAAACAAAGAAAGAAGAAATAAAAAAACTAATCTTACCTGATGATGAGAGGCTACCACGTCTCTCCTTCTATGATGCATTAAAAGCTCCACATCGTGAACTAGGACTTATTGCAGAAGTCAAAAAGGCATCCCCATCTAAGGGATTAATAAAAGCGGATTTTCACCCTGTTGAAATTGCCCTAGCATATGAAAAGGGTGGAGCAGATTGTTTGTCAGTACTAACAGATACACCATACTTTCAAGGGAAACGAGAGTATTTAACTGATGTAAAGAAGGCTGTAAACCTTCCAATATTAAGAAAGGATTTCATTATCGACCACATTCAGATTGATGAGGCAAATCGTATTGGTGCAGATGCCATATTATTAATTGGAGAAGCACTTGAGTCTTCGCTATTAAAGGAACTTTATCAATATGCGTTACAGTTAAATTTAGATATACTAGTAGAGGTACATGATCAAGATACACTAGAAAAGGTATTAAAGGTTATAACACCAAAAATTCTAGGGGTTAATAATCGAAACTTAAAAACCTTTGAAACAAATATTGGGCAGCTAGAAGAAATGGCATCTTCTATCCCAAGGGATACGTTACTCGTTAGCGAAAGTGGCCTATATACAAGAGATGATTTAAATCTTGTTCAGCAATATGGAGCTAAGGCTGTATTAGTAGGAGAATCGCTTATGAGAAAAGACGATCAAGCTGTGGCAATTAAAGAACTGTTTGGAGAAAGTATCAATGCCTAA
- the trpD gene encoding anthranilate phosphoribosyltransferase, protein MMKELLAQCIEGNTLTEKQAEQVMDSIMEGEVTPSQIASLVSIMRLRGETVDEIVGFTKSMKNHMTSIHYESDVVDTCGTGGDGASTFNISTAAAIVVSSLKVKVAKHGNRAFSSKSGSADVLETLGINIQTTQDEAVKSLDDKNMSFLFAPMFHSSMKHAVNPRKEIGFRTVFNLLGPLSNPANAKRQVIGVFSTEYAEKMAKALNRLGAEHVLLVTGRDGLDEISISAETDVVELKNGVITRYVLHPNDFGLLEGDIEDIKVSNAQESAELIESIFRGRAPKSAEDIVAINAAAALYVANYVQTFADGVMFAKEAIRNGLALQQLTVLRHQREENYA, encoded by the coding sequence GTGATGAAAGAGCTACTAGCACAATGTATTGAAGGAAATACATTAACTGAGAAACAGGCAGAACAAGTAATGGATTCGATTATGGAAGGAGAGGTAACACCAAGTCAAATTGCTAGCCTTGTTTCGATTATGCGACTTAGAGGCGAAACAGTTGATGAAATCGTTGGTTTTACAAAATCGATGAAGAATCATATGACATCGATACACTATGAAAGCGATGTTGTCGATACGTGTGGCACTGGTGGTGATGGAGCCTCAACCTTTAATATATCAACAGCTGCTGCAATAGTTGTTTCATCATTAAAGGTGAAAGTTGCAAAACATGGAAACCGTGCATTTTCCTCTAAAAGTGGAAGTGCAGATGTCCTTGAAACTCTAGGAATAAATATTCAAACAACACAAGATGAAGCTGTGAAAAGCCTTGATGACAAAAACATGAGCTTTTTATTTGCGCCGATGTTCCATTCATCAATGAAGCATGCTGTTAATCCTCGAAAAGAAATCGGCTTTCGAACTGTTTTTAATCTACTAGGACCATTATCAAATCCGGCTAATGCCAAAAGGCAAGTAATTGGTGTATTTTCAACTGAATATGCTGAAAAAATGGCAAAAGCGTTAAATCGTTTAGGTGCAGAGCATGTATTGCTTGTTACAGGACGTGATGGGTTGGACGAAATCTCTATTTCAGCTGAGACAGATGTCGTTGAGCTTAAAAACGGTGTGATCACTAGATATGTTCTCCATCCAAATGACTTTGGGCTATTAGAAGGTGATATTGAAGATATAAAAGTATCAAATGCGCAAGAAAGTGCGGAACTAATCGAAAGTATTTTTCGAGGAAGAGCACCAAAAAGTGCTGAGGATATTGTGGCAATTAATGCTGCAGCTGCACTATATGTAGCAAACTATGTCCAAACATTTGCAGACGGTGTTATGTTTGCTAAAGAAGCGATTAGGAACGGTTTAGCTTTACAGCAATTAACGGTGTTACGTCATCAGCGGGAGGAAAACTATGCTTGA
- the aroB gene encoding 3-dehydroquinate synthase, whose amino-acid sequence MKSILINTTEESYPVFVGNEAINELPSLLRSLSPSKVLIVTDTNVDQLYGNMLVDKVDKEWMTYKYVIKSGEAAKSFDMFYELHSYALKQELDRKSVIIAFGGGVVGDLTGFVAATYMRGVPFIQVPTTLLAHDSAVGGKVAINHPEGKNMIGAFYQPKAVVYDSNFLQSLPTNELRSGFAEVIKHSLIRSESLYQFLYSEIRHLEDITTDKLQRMILEGIQIKADVVSKDEKELGLRAILNFGHTLGHAVEAEAGYGKLSHGDSIAIGMLFATWLSNKTLNVTLPYYELKSWFKAIGFPTEVPYSQTTNQLINKMKKDKKTKSNQLTMILLEEIGVTTSVLFSEDELYSLLDEWRAEERGEKVD is encoded by the coding sequence ATGAAGTCGATTTTAATCAATACTACTGAGGAGAGCTACCCGGTATTTGTTGGTAATGAAGCGATAAATGAATTGCCTTCCCTTTTAAGAAGCCTTTCTCCATCAAAGGTTCTTATTGTAACAGACACAAATGTTGACCAATTATATGGTAATATGTTGGTCGATAAAGTTGACAAGGAATGGATGACCTATAAGTATGTAATTAAAAGTGGTGAGGCAGCTAAATCATTTGATATGTTTTACGAACTCCACTCTTATGCCTTAAAACAAGAACTAGATCGTAAATCAGTTATCATCGCCTTCGGAGGTGGAGTAGTTGGTGATTTAACGGGTTTTGTTGCCGCTACATATATGAGAGGAGTACCTTTCATACAAGTGCCAACAACATTATTAGCACATGATAGTGCAGTTGGTGGTAAAGTAGCGATAAACCATCCTGAAGGAAAAAATATGATCGGTGCTTTTTATCAACCAAAAGCAGTTGTTTATGATAGTAACTTTTTACAAAGCCTGCCAACTAATGAACTGAGATCAGGTTTTGCAGAGGTTATTAAGCATTCTCTTATTCGAAGTGAAAGTCTGTATCAGTTCTTATATTCAGAAATTCGCCATTTAGAAGACATAACAACAGATAAATTACAACGCATGATTCTTGAAGGAATCCAAATAAAAGCAGATGTTGTATCAAAGGATGAAAAGGAATTAGGACTTCGAGCAATCTTAAACTTTGGACATACACTTGGACATGCAGTAGAAGCAGAAGCAGGCTATGGAAAGCTTTCACATGGTGATAGTATTGCGATTGGTATGCTATTTGCTACATGGTTAAGTAATAAAACACTTAATGTTACGCTTCCATACTACGAATTGAAATCATGGTTTAAAGCGATTGGTTTTCCAACAGAGGTGCCTTATTCACAAACAACGAATCAATTGATTAATAAAATGAAAAAAGATAAAAAAACTAAGTCGAATCAATTGACAATGATTTTATTAGAAGAAATCGGTGTTACAACATCAGTGCTTTTTTCTGAAGATGAATTATATTCTTTACTTGATGAGTGGAGAGCTGAAGAACGAGGTGAAAAGGTTGATTAG
- the trpE gene encoding anthranilate synthase component I, protein MNFSSFTTFCEDSKHYRTIPIVKKYIVDTFTPIQLFQLFQDEAVYLLESKDSESSWSRYSFIGLNPFLFIEENHGEFSILNEQRKTLSKSHSLTEIFENLQEHLAIKLPELDIPFVGGAVGYIGYDTVSILEKVEKHVTDDLKQQNCMFFVCETVIAFDHQEKQLYFIHFERVNGEEVEDEVHLKATYQLAEAKMNKYISKLKQKEQPEHFPLPVSAEFDVNFDEIKSNYEKNKFLEDVEKVKEYIRAGDIFQGVLSQRFEIPISTDGFSLYRILRIVNPSPYLFYIRFNDTELVGSSPERLIYIQNKHLEIHPIAGTRRRGKTTEEDLYFEEELKNDEKEKAEHYMLVDLARNDLGRVAEYGSVITPTLMEVGRFSHVMHLISKVTARIKSDIHPIDALLSSFPAGTVSGAPKIRAMQIIQELEPTARGSYAGCVAYVGFDGNIDSCITIRTITVKNNTAYVQAGAGIVVDSVPELEWKETCNKASAMLKAIQLAEKVFNEEVNGDERATSTMY, encoded by the coding sequence TTGAATTTTTCTTCTTTTACTACATTTTGTGAAGATAGTAAGCATTATCGAACAATCCCCATTGTTAAAAAATATATCGTTGATACATTTACACCCATTCAATTATTTCAGCTTTTTCAGGATGAAGCTGTTTACTTATTAGAGAGCAAGGATTCTGAATCTAGTTGGTCTCGTTACTCATTTATAGGTCTAAATCCATTTTTATTTATAGAAGAAAACCATGGAGAATTTTCGATCTTAAATGAACAAAGAAAAACACTTTCTAAGTCTCATTCTTTAACGGAAATATTTGAGAATCTGCAAGAGCATTTGGCCATTAAACTTCCTGAATTGGATATTCCTTTTGTAGGAGGAGCGGTAGGTTATATTGGCTATGACACAGTATCGATCTTAGAAAAGGTAGAAAAACATGTAACTGACGATCTTAAGCAGCAAAATTGTATGTTTTTTGTCTGTGAAACAGTTATTGCTTTTGATCATCAAGAGAAACAACTCTATTTTATTCATTTTGAACGAGTAAACGGAGAAGAAGTTGAAGATGAAGTACACCTTAAAGCAACTTACCAGCTTGCTGAAGCAAAAATGAACAAATATATAAGTAAGCTGAAGCAAAAAGAACAGCCAGAACATTTTCCATTACCAGTTTCAGCTGAATTTGACGTTAATTTCGATGAAATTAAGTCAAATTATGAAAAGAATAAGTTTCTAGAGGATGTTGAGAAAGTAAAGGAATACATTCGTGCAGGAGATATTTTCCAAGGAGTTTTGTCACAAAGATTTGAAATTCCGATCTCAACTGATGGCTTTTCATTATACCGTATTTTACGAATAGTAAATCCATCCCCATATTTATTTTATATTCGTTTTAATGATACAGAGCTTGTAGGTAGCTCTCCTGAAAGGTTAATTTATATTCAAAATAAACATCTTGAAATACACCCTATTGCTGGAACAAGAAGACGTGGCAAAACAACTGAGGAAGATCTTTATTTTGAAGAAGAATTAAAAAATGACGAAAAAGAAAAAGCAGAACATTATATGTTAGTAGATTTGGCGCGTAATGACCTCGGTCGAGTAGCAGAATATGGTTCAGTAATAACACCGACGTTAATGGAGGTAGGGCGATTTTCACATGTTATGCACCTAATCTCAAAGGTTACAGCAAGAATTAAAAGTGATATTCATCCAATTGATGCACTACTTTCATCATTTCCAGCAGGAACTGTATCTGGTGCTCCAAAAATTCGGGCAATGCAAATCATTCAAGAATTAGAACCTACAGCAAGAGGCAGCTATGCTGGTTGTGTCGCATATGTAGGCTTTGATGGAAATATTGATTCATGTATAACAATACGAACGATAACTGTTAAAAATAATACTGCATATGTGCAAGCTGGAGCTGGAATTGTTGTTGATAGTGTTCCTGAGCTTGAATGGAAGGAAACGTGTAATAAAGCGAGTGCCATGTTAAAAGCAATCCAATTAGCAGAAAAGGTTTTTAATGAGGAGGTAAATGGTGATGAAAGAGCTACTAGCACAATGTATTGA
- the trpA gene encoding tryptophan synthase subunit alpha, with amino-acid sequence MKTLFKQPLQNKLFIPFITAGDPDGNATIDLAVALQEAGASAIELGIPYSDPVADGPVIQKASSRALKNGMNIVKAMKLVPEMRKKGVNIPIILFTYYNPVLQLEQESFFALLRENTIDGLLIPDIPFEESAELRQKCQEHSISFISLVAPTSSSRIKMIAENAEGFVYCVSSLGVTGVRKNFDNSITSFLDEVKQYSNVPVVVGFGVSSKEQVEELSSICDGVVVGSALVREIERLQTSLLNETTRNKAIDEFREFAKTFGSENESKEYV; translated from the coding sequence ATGAAGACACTATTCAAGCAGCCACTACAAAATAAACTTTTTATACCATTTATTACTGCGGGTGATCCAGATGGTAACGCAACAATAGATTTAGCAGTTGCATTGCAAGAGGCTGGTGCGTCAGCAATCGAACTAGGGATACCGTATTCTGATCCAGTAGCGGATGGACCCGTTATTCAGAAAGCATCCAGCCGAGCATTAAAGAACGGTATGAATATAGTAAAAGCAATGAAGCTAGTTCCTGAAATGAGGAAAAAAGGAGTAAATATTCCGATTATTCTATTCACGTATTATAATCCTGTGTTACAATTAGAACAGGAATCCTTTTTCGCTTTACTGCGAGAAAATACGATTGATGGTTTGCTTATTCCTGATATCCCTTTTGAAGAAAGCGCGGAACTTCGTCAAAAATGTCAGGAGCATTCAATCTCATTTATATCTCTTGTTGCACCAACATCATCAAGTCGAATTAAAATGATTGCGGAAAATGCAGAAGGATTTGTATATTGTGTTTCTTCCTTAGGAGTAACTGGTGTCAGAAAGAATTTTGACAACTCAATAACCTCTTTCCTAGATGAAGTAAAACAATATAGTAATGTACCTGTCGTCGTTGGTTTTGGCGTATCTTCTAAAGAGCAGGTAGAAGAGTTATCAAGCATTTGCGATGGTGTTGTAGTAGGTAGTGCATTAGTTCGAGAAATTGAACGACTACAAACATCCTTATTAAACGAAACAACTCGCAACAAGGCAATTGACGAATTCAGAGAATTCGCTAAAACCTTTGGCTCTGAAAATGAAAGTAAAGAGTATGTATAA
- the trpB gene encoding tryptophan synthase subunit beta produces the protein MSIYPDKNGRYGEFGGRFVPETLMSPLAEIEQAHKEAMQDPAFLEEYHHLLNEYSGRPTTVTLAGNVTEKLGGAKIYLKREDLNHTGAHKINNAIGQALLAKRMGKTKIIAETGAGQHGVATATVAAKFGMECKVFMGEEDVRRQQLNVFRMQLLGAEVIPVTSGNKTLKDATNEAMRYWVQHCEDHFYIIGSVVGPHPYPYIVREFQRVIGDEAKEQFQKIEGTLPTKVMACVGGGSNAIGMFAAFLKEKVDLVAVEAAGMGVDTDMHAATITKGTKGVLHGSLTYLLQDEFGQITEPYSISAGLDYPGIGPEHAHLASTGRVKYESVTDQEALVALELLAKEEGILAAIESAHALSSAFEHAKQMASHESILICLSGRGDKDVHTLMSHFKEEAKHEDTIQAATTK, from the coding sequence ATGTCAATATATCCAGATAAGAATGGCAGATATGGAGAGTTTGGTGGTCGCTTCGTACCTGAAACATTAATGAGTCCATTAGCAGAAATAGAACAAGCACACAAAGAAGCAATGCAAGACCCAGCATTTTTAGAAGAATATCATCATTTATTGAATGAATACTCTGGCAGACCGACTACTGTTACGCTTGCAGGAAATGTAACAGAAAAACTTGGCGGTGCTAAAATCTACCTAAAAAGAGAAGATTTAAACCATACAGGTGCTCATAAAATTAATAACGCCATCGGACAAGCTTTACTTGCGAAAAGAATGGGTAAAACAAAGATTATTGCTGAAACGGGTGCAGGGCAGCATGGTGTTGCAACAGCAACTGTCGCTGCAAAGTTTGGTATGGAATGCAAAGTGTTCATGGGTGAAGAGGATGTAAGACGTCAACAGTTAAATGTGTTTCGTATGCAGTTACTTGGTGCAGAGGTTATTCCTGTAACAAGTGGAAATAAAACATTGAAAGATGCAACAAATGAGGCAATGCGTTATTGGGTTCAGCATTGTGAGGATCATTTTTATATAATTGGGTCGGTTGTTGGTCCACATCCATACCCTTATATCGTTAGAGAGTTTCAACGTGTAATTGGTGACGAAGCTAAAGAGCAGTTTCAAAAAATTGAGGGCACTCTGCCTACTAAAGTAATGGCTTGTGTTGGTGGTGGAAGTAATGCCATTGGTATGTTTGCTGCATTTTTAAAAGAAAAAGTTGATCTAGTTGCAGTAGAAGCAGCTGGAATGGGTGTTGATACAGACATGCATGCGGCTACAATTACAAAAGGAACAAAAGGTGTTCTTCATGGATCATTAACCTATTTATTACAGGATGAATTTGGTCAAATTACTGAACCATATTCAATTTCTGCAGGGCTTGATTACCCTGGTATAGGACCTGAACATGCCCATTTAGCAAGCACAGGACGAGTGAAGTATGAAAGTGTAACAGACCAAGAAGCTTTAGTTGCGCTAGAATTATTGGCAAAGGAAGAAGGAATCTTAGCAGCAATTGAATCTGCACATGCACTTTCTTCTGCTTTTGAACATGCAAAACAAATGGCTAGTCATGAAAGTATTCTTATTTGCTTATCAGGTAGAGGAGATAAGGATGTACACACCTTAATGTCTCATTTCAAGGAGGAAGCAAAACATGAAGACACTATTCAAGCAGCCACTACAAAATAA